In Chamaesiphon minutus PCC 6605, a genomic segment contains:
- a CDS encoding efflux RND transporter permease subunit translates to MLGNIVQWVINRRWLVVIATVIVSLWTVYVIPQMPLDVLPAFAPPQVEIQTEAPGLAPEEVESLVTLPIESAINGTPGVTAVRSSSAAGISVVRTVFGWSTDIYQARQLITERLQQAVSKLPPGVEPPQMSPTTSPVGLVVQYAFTVADGEQSASPNSLMAARRIVDWQVTNRLLAVPGVSQVLVFGGDERQFQVLVDPVKLAAFNITLDQVAQATRKANVNAAGGFFITPDTEKLIRGIGRIESIEDLQKSTIVSRNGTPVRLQDVADVQIGAALKRGDGSFNGKPAIIVMVNKQPSFDTPTVSRAVEKAVAEIKVGLPKDIQVKTTFRQDSYIESSVDNVRSSLIQGSIIAAIILIPFLLNWRILTVCLLDFFLTLLFGMLVLSWLGVGLNTMTLGGLAVAIGTAIDDAIVYGENTYRRLRENKAEGDPLTPLEIIFEGSQEVRDSLLGATIIGIIVFSPIFTLPGIEGKIFTPMGIAYLAVVVVSSLESLLVSPALCAILLPATKVSQREPWLARFCKAIYNACLNFSMKNPLLIMGTATVLTVASMIVIPSFGRAFLPEFQEQTMVNTLLSYPTVSLEVSTKAGHVVEESLKNDKRFTFIQTRAGRAAGDSDAAGVNLAHVDVEISKLGMEDRQESLKVMRQAFEKIPGAAANIGGFLQHRMDEVLSGVRSSIAVKIFGSDLAELRKIGQEVEKQMATVNGVVDLQLEPQIPVPQIQIKFDRDAASRYGHTVGDLSETIETALNGRVVSKVLENQQSFDLVVWLKPEARQSLETIRNLLIDTPNNQKIPLASIAKIEQGKGPNTINRENVSRLIVVSANAKGRDIRSLVSEIEAKVKSNVQLPTGYFIQYAGQFEAEERATKNILVFGAIAFVAITVLMYLSVKSIPSTLMIMINLPIALVGGVIAVALTGGVISIASLVGFVSLFGVATRNGLLLVDNYNTKYAEGMPMKEIIVKGSMERLNAILMTALTSGLGLAPMVFQGGSGQELLQPLSIVVFGGLFTSTAITLLVLPALYAKFGKHLFPKKVEEPKVEQFFMHI, encoded by the coding sequence ATGCTCGGAAATATCGTTCAGTGGGTAATTAACCGTCGTTGGCTGGTCGTAATCGCCACTGTTATCGTCTCATTGTGGACGGTTTATGTCATTCCCCAGATGCCGCTGGATGTGTTGCCAGCTTTTGCGCCGCCGCAAGTGGAAATCCAAACCGAAGCCCCCGGACTCGCACCAGAGGAAGTAGAATCGCTAGTAACATTACCGATCGAAAGTGCGATTAATGGTACGCCTGGAGTCACAGCCGTGCGTTCGTCGAGTGCGGCGGGAATTTCAGTAGTGCGGACGGTCTTTGGTTGGTCAACTGACATTTATCAGGCACGTCAACTGATTACCGAGCGACTGCAACAAGCTGTCAGTAAGCTACCGCCAGGAGTCGAACCGCCCCAAATGTCCCCCACCACTTCTCCCGTCGGGTTGGTGGTGCAGTATGCTTTTACCGTCGCCGATGGCGAGCAGAGTGCTAGTCCAAATTCCTTAATGGCAGCTCGGCGGATTGTCGATTGGCAAGTGACAAATCGCCTCCTCGCCGTGCCAGGAGTCAGTCAAGTTTTGGTGTTCGGTGGCGACGAGCGACAGTTTCAAGTACTAGTCGATCCCGTCAAATTAGCAGCTTTTAATATTACTCTAGACCAAGTTGCCCAAGCGACTAGAAAAGCGAATGTCAATGCCGCAGGTGGTTTTTTTATTACTCCCGATACTGAGAAATTGATTCGGGGGATCGGGAGGATCGAATCGATCGAAGATCTCCAGAAATCGACAATTGTATCCCGCAATGGCACCCCTGTTAGATTGCAAGATGTCGCTGATGTCCAAATTGGTGCGGCATTAAAACGGGGCGATGGTAGTTTTAACGGTAAGCCAGCAATTATCGTGATGGTGAATAAGCAACCCAGCTTTGATACGCCGACTGTCAGCCGTGCGGTGGAAAAAGCGGTCGCCGAAATTAAAGTTGGCTTGCCCAAAGATATTCAAGTTAAGACCACTTTTCGTCAAGATAGTTATATCGAATCTTCCGTCGATAATGTGCGTTCTTCGTTGATCCAAGGTAGTATTATTGCTGCAATTATCTTGATTCCATTTCTGTTGAATTGGCGAATTCTAACGGTGTGTTTATTAGACTTTTTCTTGACATTACTATTTGGGATGTTAGTCCTGTCATGGTTGGGAGTTGGTTTGAATACCATGACATTAGGCGGCTTGGCGGTAGCAATTGGCACGGCGATCGATGATGCGATCGTCTATGGTGAAAATACTTATCGTCGCTTGCGTGAAAATAAAGCTGAAGGCGATCCACTCACCCCGCTGGAAATCATTTTTGAAGGTTCTCAAGAAGTGCGCGATTCACTCTTAGGTGCGACGATTATTGGAATTATTGTCTTCTCACCAATCTTTACATTACCAGGGATTGAAGGGAAGATTTTCACCCCAATGGGGATTGCTTACTTAGCAGTAGTTGTCGTTTCTAGTTTAGAATCTCTACTTGTTTCTCCAGCTTTGTGTGCGATTTTACTGCCTGCTACTAAGGTATCACAGCGAGAACCGTGGCTGGCGAGATTTTGCAAGGCAATTTATAACGCGTGTTTGAATTTCTCGATGAAAAATCCCCTGTTAATCATGGGAACTGCTACGGTTTTAACCGTCGCATCAATGATAGTTATTCCCTCTTTTGGCAGAGCATTTTTACCAGAGTTTCAGGAGCAAACGATGGTAAATACACTATTGTCCTACCCAACTGTTTCCCTCGAAGTTAGCACCAAAGCGGGTCATGTCGTCGAAGAGTCATTGAAAAATGATAAGCGGTTTACATTCATTCAAACTCGTGCCGGACGCGCCGCTGGTGACTCTGATGCCGCAGGTGTGAATCTGGCTCACGTTGATGTCGAAATCAGTAAACTAGGGATGGAAGATCGGCAAGAATCGCTCAAAGTAATGCGCCAAGCATTCGAGAAAATTCCAGGTGCAGCCGCAAATATCGGCGGTTTTTTACAACATCGGATGGATGAAGTTTTGTCGGGGGTGCGAAGTTCGATCGCGGTAAAAATTTTCGGTTCTGACTTAGCCGAGTTACGGAAAATTGGGCAAGAAGTAGAAAAACAAATGGCAACAGTCAATGGTGTTGTCGATTTACAACTCGAACCCCAAATTCCAGTACCGCAGATTCAAATTAAATTCGATCGTGATGCAGCTAGTCGTTACGGGCATACAGTGGGAGATTTATCTGAGACGATTGAAACTGCCCTCAATGGTAGGGTCGTTTCTAAAGTGCTCGAAAATCAACAATCTTTCGATTTAGTTGTCTGGTTGAAACCCGAAGCACGGCAGAGTCTAGAAACCATTCGCAATCTCTTAATCGATACTCCCAACAATCAAAAAATCCCGTTAGCTAGTATCGCCAAGATCGAGCAAGGGAAGGGGCCAAATACTATCAATCGGGAAAATGTTTCGCGCTTAATCGTCGTATCAGCTAATGCCAAAGGTCGCGATATTCGCTCGCTCGTTTCTGAGATCGAAGCTAAAGTTAAAAGCAACGTCCAATTGCCGACGGGATATTTTATTCAATATGCAGGTCAGTTTGAAGCTGAAGAACGTGCCACTAAAAACATTTTAGTTTTTGGCGCGATCGCGTTTGTGGCAATTACTGTCTTGATGTATCTTTCCGTTAAATCTATCCCGTCAACGCTAATGATTATGATTAACTTACCAATTGCTTTGGTAGGCGGGGTCATTGCGGTGGCTCTGACGGGTGGCGTAATTTCGATCGCGTCTCTAGTGGGATTTGTATCCTTGTTTGGGGTGGCAACTCGGAACGGGTTATTACTAGTAGATAACTACAATACTAAATATGCCGAAGGAATGCCCATGAAGGAAATCATTGTTAAAGGTTCGATGGAGCGACTAAATGCCATCTTGATGACGGCTTTAACTTCAGGCTTAGGTTTAGCACCGATGGTATTTCAAGGCGGATCGGGACAGGAATTATTACAACCTTTATCGATCGTTGTATTTGGTGGTTTATTTACTTCTACTGCGATTACGTTATTGGTATTACCCGCTCTATATGCCAAGTTTGGGAAGCATTTATTTCCGAAAAAAGTGGAAGAACCCAAGGTAGAACAATTTTTCATGCACATATAA